The following nucleotide sequence is from uncultured Draconibacterium sp..
GGTAACGAAATTCAAAGCCCGATGGCACAGGTAATTTTAGGAGGTTTGCTCACATCAACCATCCTGAATATTTACGTGGTGCCAATCGTTTACTACGCGCTAAACAAAAATGGACACTCTAAAAAGGACTCGAAATGAAACAACTGATATTCATAATTATATCGATTCTTGCTATTAGTCAATTTGCGAAGGCACAAAATAGTATTGATGCCTTGCTGACCGAGATTGAGAATAACAACACTACCCTTTCAGCGCTCAGAAAAACTATTGACGCTGAAAAAATTGGTAACAAAACAGGTATTCAACTGCAAAATCCTGAGGTGGAGTTTCATTACTTGTGGGGCGATCCTTCTGCAATTGGAAACCGCACGGATATCAGCGTTCAGCAGTCGTTTGATTTTCCATCAGCTTATGCCTATCGCAACCAAATTGCGGACATGAAAAATGAACAGGCCGAGCTGGAATACAAAAAGCAAAAGATGGATATTTTCCTTCAGGTGCGGATGATTTGTGCAGAACTCACCTATCAGAATGCACTGCGAGAAGAATACCAAAAACGACAGGAAAATGCGAGCCAGATTGCTAAATCGGTTGAAACAAAGCTGAATGCCGGAGAAGCCAACATCCTGGATCAGAACAAAGCAAAAGTTACGCTTTTGAATACGGAAGCTGAGCTTCGCCACATTGAAATTCAACGACAGACACTGCTGCAACAATTGGCAACGCTAAACGGGGGTAATGCGGTTGATTTTGAAGAAACGACTTTTCAAACCGTTCCAATTGATTCCGATTTTGAACAGTGGGCAGCACAAGCCGCTGCAAATAATCCGGTACTGGCCTGGTTAGAACAGGAAATTGCTATTTCTGACAAAAACACGCAATTACAAAAAGCACAAAGTTTGCCAAAACTGAATGCGGGCTACATGAGCGAAAAAGTAGTTGGTGAGCATTTTCAGGGTGTTTCGGTGGGCGTTTCAATACCGCTGTTCGAGAATAAGAACACCGTGAAATATGCACAATTAAAGAACGAAGCTGCCCAACATCGTGAGACCGATGAAAAGCTGCGTTTTTACAACGAAATGAAAACGCTTCATGCCAAAGCAATTGCGATTCAACAAAATATATCGCAATTTCAGGAGCAACTTAATCTGCAAAACGATTTGGCCTTGCTGCAAAAGGCGCTGGACAAAGGTTCCATTTCGCTTACCGAGTATTTATTTGAGCTGACAGTGTATTACGACAGCCTGGAGAAATTGCTTGATATGGAAAGGGAATTAAGTTTTACCAAGGCGCAATTGTTGATTTACAGCTAACATTTTATAGAATCCGGTTAAGCTGTTTAAAGACCAAAGTCAGTAACGGAAAACAAAAGAGCTTTTATTGTTCTTTTTAATCCGGTCATTGACTTTGGTCTTTTTTGTACTTCAACCTTTTATTAATTTCAGTTATTGCATCTTCTCTCCCATTTCAACTCATTTATATCCTCAACACAAACCCAGTTAACATTGAAATAATGTTCACTATTAGCATTTATTTTATCCTCCAAATCAATTTTATCGCTTCATAGAATTTATTTATCATTACACAGTAACTATAAGTATCATAATACGTTACAACATTTAGCTTTTACATAAATTTTGGAATGCTAATATTCGTACAAATCAACAACCTAAAATCGTAATAGATTTCAATAATGATTCATCAATTATTTATATATCTATTTATATAGATATTTACATTCTATAACATATATTTGCAGCGAAAAAAGAATCAAAAACGATTACAAATATGTCAACACAAAAATTCAATTACCTACTATTATTGCTGTTATTAACGCCGGCAATATTAAAGGCACAACCAAGACCATTGAGTTTGAGCGAGGCACTCATTCTTGCCGAAGAAAACAACCTTAATGTAAAAAGTGCTGAAGCCCGTGTGGAAGCTGCACGTGCTAATTATCGAATGACAAACTCTGTTTTTTTACCGGGATTGGAAGCGAGTCACACGGGAATGTCAACCAACGACCCGCTAAATTCTTTTGGTTTCAAATTAAAACAAGAGATTGTAACACAACAAGATTTTAATCCTGATCTATTAAATGATCCGGGAAGCATCGAGAATTTCCAGACCAAAATTGAGTTACAGCAACCATTGTTGAACCTTGATGGAATTTATGCCCGAAAGGCAGCCAAAAATCAATTGGATGCGATGTCATTTCAGACTAACAGGGTTAAACTGAACATTAAATTCGAAGTAAAAAAAGCTTATTATATGCTTGAGCTGGCCGAATCGTCAGTTGAGGTACTGGAAAAATCAGTAGCTGTAGCAGAAGAAGCTTTACGATTAACAAAAAACAATGCCGAGCAGGGATTTGCTAAAGAAGCAGATGTACTGGAAGCCTCTGTACGAGTTGAAGAACGCAAGAATCAATTACTTGAAGCGCAAAACCAGCGTCAAACAGCCAACGACTTTTTGGTTTACTTGTTGGGCATGGAATTCACCGAAGTAATAGAAACTACCAATTCGCTGATTCAACCACCAATGCAGGTTATCATCGACCGTAATTCAGTAAATCTTGAAAGCCGTTCGGACATGCTGGCTTATCAGAAACAAATCGAGGCCGGCGAGAATATGGTTAAATCGAACAAAATGAAATTCGTTCCCCGCCTGAATGCTTTCGGAGCCTTTGAGTGGAACGATGAATCGTTGTTCGGAACTTCGGCTAATAATTATATGGTTGGAGCATCATTAAGCTGGAGCCTGTTTAGTGGATATAAAAATGCAGGCGCTGTTCAACATGCCACTGCACAATTAGACGAAGCACGCATTAACTACGAAGATTACTTGTCTCAAAGCCAAATTGAAATCAATCGTGCAACCCGCAAAATGGAACTGAATTATAATCGTATCCAATCGAGCAAACTGGCAAAAGATCAAGCCCAGGAGTCCTTACGAATCCGGACAAACCGTTTTGAACAGGGACTGGAAAAGACCGCTGATCTGCTGATGTCGGAAGCCCTCACCTCACAAAAAGAATTAGAATACATTCAATCAATTTATAATTACAAGCAAGCCATTTTCGAGATGGAATTGCTTATCGAACAGGATATTAACGAATAACGCCATATTTAAGATGAAAACACAATTACAAAAATCAAAACTCATAATTGCAATTGCTTTGCTATCAATAATTGCAATCTCGTGTGGTAACAAAGAGAAAGAACACGCCACGGTATCACAAGAAAAAGTTGCGGCACAAACTGCTGTTGCCAACCTTGCTGATTACCCGGTAGTACATAGTTTTTCGGGCAAACTGGAGGCCGACAAACAAAGTAATTTAAGTACCCGAATCATGGGGCAAATTCAGCGTATTTACGTAAAACCAGGTCAGAAAGTAAACCAGGGCGATCTGTTGATCCAGATCAGAAACCAGGATATCCTGGCTAAAAAAGCACAGGTTGAAGCAAGCAAAGTTGAAGCAACTACCGCTTTCGAAAGCGCTGAAAAAGACCTGAAACGCTACGAAGTACTTTACACACAAAATAGTGTATCGGACAAAGAAATGGACGACATGCGTACCGGCTACGACATGGCCAAAGCACGTTTGGCTGCCGTAGAACAGATGGAAAATGAAGTGGAAGAAAACATGCGTTATGCATCAATCCGAGCACCATATAGCGGAGTTATTACAACTAAATTCGTTCAGGAAGGTGACATGGCCAATCCGGGAATGCCTTTGTTAAGCATGGAAAGCCCGTCGCAGTGGAAAGTTATTGCACGCATCCCAGAAGCCGATATCGCAAAAGTTCAGCTTAACGATGCAGTTAAAGTAAAATTCACTGCAGCTGGAGTAGAACTGGAAGGAAAAATTATCGAAATAAATCCATCAACAACAAATACCGGCAACCAATACATGGCAAAAGTTTTGGTTACCGTTCCTGAAAATTGTACTGCAAAATTGTACAGCGGAATGTATGCCGAAGTATTGTTTGAGTATGGAACACAAAAACGCATCCTGGTTTCAGAATCAGCTTTGATCCATCGTGGTCAGCTGGTAGGAATTTATGCTGTTGGTCAATCGGGAAATGCCCTGCTTCGTTGGGTAAAAACCGGTAAAACATTTGGCGACAAAATTGAGATCATCTCCGGATTAACTGATGGAGAACAATATGTTGTGAAGTCTGACAGCAAACTTTTTGACGGAGCAATTATAGCTTCGAACTAACAAAAGGTAATTCCTCTGTGAATTACCCCTGTCGCTTCAAGGAAGCTCCTGTCCCCTTTTAGGGGGACAATCGGAACAAAGTGACGATAGGGGGTCTATTAAACGGAACTTAAAAAATGAATTTAAGAGAAAAAAAATGAAAACAGGATTTGCTGGCGGAATAGCCAAACAGTTTATAAACTCAAAATTAACGCCGCTGTTGATGGTCGCTTTTATGGCGATCGGTATCTACAGCTCGTACCTGACTCCCCGCGAGGAGGAACCGCAAATTGATGTACCAATTGCCGATATCCTCTTTAGTTATCCGGGAGCCAGCCCTAAAGAAATTGAATCCCGCGTAATGCAGCCACTCGAAAAAGTAGTTGCCAATATTCCGGGAGTTGAATACGTGTACTCTACCTCAATGCCGGGTCAGGCCATGCTCATCGTTCAGTTTTACGTTGGTGAAGACATCGAACGTTCGTTGGTAAAAATGTACAACGAAATTATGAAGCACATGGACCAAATGCCACACGGAACAAGTTTGCCGCTGGTTAAAACACGTTCTATCGACGATGTGCCGGTATTGGGATTAACTTTCTGGAGCGAAAATTACGACGATTACCAGTTGAAAAGAATTGCTCAGGAAGTAAATAACGAAATTGAACAGGTTACCGATGTTTCGGAAACAAAAGTAATTGGAGGCCGTTCTCGTCAAATTCGCGTGGTGTTAGACAACGGAGCAATGGCCCGCTATAACGTTGACGCACTTAGTATCGCTCAGAAAATACAGACTGCAAACCAACAGTTCAATACCGGATCTTTTAACAAAAATGATGTTGAATACCTGGTTGAAGCCGGTGAATTTCTGCAAACTTCTGACGATGTTTCCAACCTTGTTGTTGGAATCCACAACGGAAGCCCGGTTTACCTGAAACAGGTTGCCGAAATTCTTGACGGTCCTGAAGAGCCGATTCAATATGTGAATTTTGGTTACGGAATGATGGACGAAAAGAAAAAGGAATTTGCAGGCGAATATGGAGCTGTTACTATTTCAGTAGCAAAACGTCGTGGTGCCGATGCGATGAAAGTTTCTGACCAGATTTTGGAAAAAATCAGCCACCTTGAAAAAGACTTGATTCCATCTGACGTTCATGTTGATGTTACCCGTAACTACGGCGAAACAGCATCGCACAAAGTATCGGAACTGCTGATGCACCTTGCCGGAGCAATTATTGCCGTAACTTTTGTGGTAATGCTGGCCATGGGCTGGCGCGGTGGACTTGTAGTATTTTTGTCGGTGCCGATTACTTTCGCGCTAACAATGTTCAGCTACTATTTCCTCGATTACACCTTGAACCGGATTACGCTTTTTGCACTAGTTTTTGTAACGGGTATCGTAGTCGACGACTCGATTATTATTGCCGAAAACATGCACCGGCATTTCAAAATGAAAAAATTACCATTTATCCAGGCAGCATTACGTTCTATCGATGAAGTGGGTAACCCAACAATTCTTGCCACATTTACAGTAATTGCGGCCGTTTTACCAATGGTTTTCGTTTCAGGTTTGATGGGGCCATACATGAGCCCGATGCCGATTGGAGCTTCTATTGCAATGATCTTTTCGTTGCTGGTGGCACTTACTATTACTCCATACCTGGCATTCCGTTTGCTAAAAGTTGTTGAGAAAGACGACAAGGTAAAAAAAGCATTCAAACTGGAGAACTCACCGATTTATAAGATCTATTATAAAACGATGAAACCGATGTTGGAGTCGCCATGGAAACGCTGGACTTTTATCGGAACCATCACCTTTTTCCTGCTGGCATCGATGACACTGGTTTATTTCAAAATGGTAGCTGTAAAAATGCTTCCGTTCGATAATAAAAATGAATTCCAGGTAATTATCGACATGCCGGAAGGAACAACGCTGGAGCGCACTGCAGCCGTTACAAAAGAACTGGCAGCATACATCGCGCAACAAGAGGAAGTAATTAATTACCAGTCGTATGTAGGAACGGCGTCACCAATGAACTTTAATGGTTTGGTTCGTCACTACGACTTACGCAGAGGTTCGAATGTTGCCGATATTCAGGTAAACCTTACCGACAAAACAGAGCGCAAAGCACAAAGTCACGACATTGCAAAAGCGATGCGTCCGGGAATTCAGCAGCTGGCTAAAAAATTCAATGCCAACGCAAAAGTTGTTGAGGTTCCACCAGGCCCACCGGTACTTTCAACATTGGTTGCAGAGATTTACGGACCGGATTACGACGAACAAATTGAAGTGGCCCGTCAGGTAAAAGACTTGTTTGCCGAAACGGCCGATGTGGTAGATATCGACTGGCAAATGGAAGACGACCAGGTTGAATACAAGTTCAATGTATTGAAAGAAAAAGCGGCGCTGGCAGGTGTTTCTACACAACAGGTTGTAAACAGTGTTGCCATGGCTCTTGGCGGTCAGGAAGTAACACAACTTTATGCCGAAAAAGAACACGAGCAGGTTGGTATTCAATTACGTTTTCCTGAAGAACAGCGTTCGAGCATTGAAGACCTGAAGAAAATAAACATCATGAGCATGACCGGCCAGAAAGTGGCACTTGGTGATGTGGTTGAAATAAAAGAAGAAATTCAGGACAAAAGTATTTACCGTAAAAACCAGAAACGTGTGGTTTACGTAACTGCCGACATTGCAGGAGCCCTGGAAAGCCCGGTATACGGGATTCTGGATATGAGTAATAATCTGGATAAAATCCAACTTCCGGAAGGTTACACGCTAAACGAAGAGTTTACACAACAACCGTTCGTACAAGACAACTACAGCCTGAAATGGGACGGAGAGTGGCAAATTACCTACGAAGTATTCCGCGATTTGGGAGCTGCATTTGCAGTGGTTCTTTTGGTAATTTACATGCTCATCATCGGATGGTTCCAGAACTTTACGGTACCGTTTGTGATGATGGTTGCCATTCCTCTTTCGCTGGTTGGTATCCTAATTGGTCACTGGCTGATGGGAGCTTTCTTTACAGCAACTTCAATGATCGGATTGATTGCTTTGGCTGGAATTATGGTCCGAAACTCCATACTGCTCATCGACTTTATAAATCTCCGGCTTAAGGACGGAGCGCCGCTAAAAGATGCGGTAATCGAAGCCGGAGCAGTGCGAACCACTCCTATCCTTCTTACTGCCGGAACAGTTGTAATTGGCGCGGTTGTGATCTTATTCGACCCAATTTTCCAGGGATTGGCGATTTCACTAATGGGTGGAACAATTGCATCAACATTTTTAACACTGATTATTGTTCCGCTTATTTATTACATGACTGAGAAAAAGAAATACCCGGTAGAAGAAGCTCCTGTGGCTGAAACTCAAAAAACTGAAAATAACTTAACTAACGAGGAGGAAAAATAAAATGATGAAATTTGTAATAATTCAAAGCGCCGAAGCTTATCATCATGAGCTGGAGCAGATCTTTCGCGACATTAAGATTAATTCGTACAGCGAGTTACCGGTTGATGGTTTTATGGAGAGCGCCGACGGAAATTCAGATATTTCCAACTGGTTTGGATCGTCAAAAAATCCGTACCGCTATTTCATTTCATTTACTTTTCTTGAAGAAGATAAGGCGAATGAACTCCTCGCACGAATAAAATCATTTAATGAAGATGCTGAAGGAATAAGCCCGATAAGTGCCTTTATTTCGGCTATCGAAAAATTTGTATAAACTATTAAATTATAATACGATGAAGGAGAGAATAATACGCGCAGTTGCAGGAATACTTGTGTTGACTAGCATTCTACTAGCCATATTCGTTAATATTTACTGGCTTGGCCTGGCAGGTTTTGTGGGGTTGAATTTATTTCAATCGTCGATTACAAAATTTTGCCCACTGGAATTTTTCCTTGAAAAGGCCGGAGTAGAATAGCTCTGCAAAAAATGCGTAAGTTAAAAGGTTGTCTGTATCAGGCAACCTTTTCTTATTTTACGAAATCTTGGTATATCTGATGGATTTCCGTTAACTTTAATCGCGAACAAACACAAATAATGAATTGATATGACAGAAAATTTAAACAAAGAAACAACCAATAATTTATGGAAACTCATTATAACCCGTGGTGTAGTTTTGGCACTTGTTGGTCTTATTCTGCTTCTTTTTCCGGAAGCAACCCTAACAACACTTATTTTTATTTTAGGAATATATTGGCTAATTGACGGAGTAGTTACGCTTTACAACACTTTTAAACAACGAAAAATCAGAAAGAATTGGTGGTGGGGAGTAGTTACCGGAAGTCTTGCAATAATTGCAGGAATTATTGTAGTTGCCAAACCATTTTCAAGTTCGGTTTTAACCACTTCTTTTTTAATGTGGTTTCTGGGCATTGTAGCACTCATAAACGGAATAAGCAATGTGGTTACCGGTATTCGGATAAAAAAATACCAGGCAGGTGTACAATCAATGATTTGGGGTGGCATATTTTCCATTATACTGGGTATCATTTTAATCTCGTCGCCTTACACATCAGCTCTTGTTGTGGTTAAAGTAATTGGTTCTTTCGCCATTTTTGCCGGTATCATTACGCTATTTATAGGATACCAGGTTAAAAAGAAAACATAAACCTTCGGTGAAAAATAACAACTCCCCTATTTTTTGCATTTTTAAAAATATCATCTGCAGCAGAATCTACTTTAATGTGCGTTAACCCGAAGATTTGACTCAATAAATATCAATCTTTTGTTCATTTTGTATTTTGCAATTTCAGAATTGTTGCATACCTTTGTTAAGAACATAAGTTACGTATAAAATGAAAACAATTATCACTTCATCCGGAGATAATGTAAACTCAAAATTTGATTTACGTTTTGGACGTGCCGGTTGGTTTTGTGTTTATGACAAAGAAACCCACACAACCAATTTTATTGAAAACAGCTTTAAAAACTCGAATGGAGGAGCCGGTACAAAATCTTCGGAAATGGCAGCGGAACTGGGTGCAAACCAAATCATTTCCGGCCATTTTGGCCCGAAAGCCAAAGATATGCTCGACAAGTTTAAAATACAAATGATTGAGTTACACGAAGAAGAGCTGGATGTAAAGGATATTATTTTGAAAATCGAAAACAATTAGAAAAATGCCAGGATTAGACAAAACCGGACCAATGGGACAAGGATCCCAAACCGGAAGAAAACAGGGAAGATGCAGCACTGCATTGAGTGAAGAACAATTTGCCAACTTTGGAAGACGTGGCGGTGGCCGGGGATTTAGAATGAGAAATCTCGCAAGCGACGACACCTTACAAACTGGCTGGGGACGCGGAAAAGGGAAAGGACGTGGTAGAGGATTTGGCCGCTTAGAAAACTAATAATTCGAGATAAACCATGAGTAAAAAAATTGCTGTTCCTGTTGATGAAAACGGGATACTTGACGGTCACTTCGGTCATTGCAAATTTTTCGCATTAATCGATGTAGATGAAACTACCATTGTAAACGAAGAGCGTGTAACTCCCCCACCTCATGAACCGGGAGTTTTGCCTAAATGGTTGGCAGAAAAAGGTGTTACCGATGTATTAGCCGGAGGAATGGGCCACAAGGCAATACAAATTTTTAATTACAACAATGTAAATGTATTTGTTGGTGCACCTCAATTATCGGCTCCCGAGTTGGTGCAAGGATATGTAAACGAAACAATTGAGTTTACAGCCAATTACTGCGATCATTAAAAAGGGGTATTATAATTACCCTGTATGAAAAGAATAGTACAAACAGCGTAATAGTAAAACGCATAGCTGAGTCATACTTCATAGTCACTCAGAGTTAGCTACTAAATCGGTATTCCCCGGAGCAAAACTCCGGGGAATTTTTTAAAATCAGTTTATCATGCAAATTGCAATAGCCAGCGGCAAAGGAGGAACCGGAAAAACAACTGTCTCGGTTAATCTTTATTATTATCTATCGCAGAAGTATAACAACAAAGTGCAACTTATTGATTGCGATGTGGAAGAACCAAACGATATACTTTTCTTTCCTGAAGCAACAATGAAAAAGGAAACAGAGGTATTTACAATTGTACCCGAAATTGATACAACCAAATGCACTTTTTGCAAAAAATGTGCTGAATGGTGCGAATTTAATGCGATAAGTATTGTTAAAACACTGGAATTTGCAGAGGTAAATTACGAGCTCTGTCATTCGTGTGGTGCATGTTTCGAAGCTTGTTCTTTTGAGGCGATCAAACAAATAAAAAATCCGTTGGGTAGAATTACCGAATATCAAACAACATTTGGATCCGGTATTCACGAAGGCCGCCTTGAAATTGGTTCGGCCATGCAAACTGCACTTATAAAAAAAGTAAAAAAACACACTGATTCTCAAGAGTTACTTACTCTGCTTGATGCGCCTCCGGGAACAAGTTGCCCGGTTGTTGAAACGGTTGCAACTGCAAACTATGTTATTTTGGTTACCGAACCAACTCCATTTGGATTGCACGATTTAACCATTACCGTTGAACTGTTAAAAGAATTAAACAAACCATTTGGAGTTATTGTAAACAAAGCCAACCTGGGCAACAACGCTGTTTTTGATTATCTGGAAAAGAACAAAATCACTTTGCTGGGAAAAATTCCCTTTTCGAAAGAATACGCTGCAAATTATTCGCAAGGCGATTTGCTAAATAATATTCCGCCTGAGGTTAATGCAACCTACCGGCAAATAGTTGAGCAATTACACCCCATTATTAACTAAGATGAAAGAAATTACCATATTAAGTGGAAAAGGTGGTGCCGGAAAAACCAGTATTGCTGCGGCTTTGGCGTCGTTAGCAGAAAATGCGGTGTTTTGCGACAACGATGTTGACGCTGCCGACCTGCATTTAATTTTAAAACCGGAAATTCACGAAACACATCAGTTCGATAGTGGTTCACTGGCTATTATAAATCAAGACGAATGCTCAAATTGCGGAATATGCATAAAAGCTTGCCGTTTTGAAGCCATTTCTACCAACACTGATGGTTTTCCGGAAGTCAACCCATTTCAATGCGAAGGCTGCAGATTATGCGAGCGGCTTTGTCCTGTCGATGCTATTCAAATTAGCCAAAACCTAAACAACAACTGGTATGTTTCAGAAACGCGTTTTGGTACAATGGTACATGCCAAAATGGGTCCCGGCGAAGAAAACTCGGGGAAACTGGTTACCCGAATCAGGGAAAAAGCAAGCGAATTGGCAAGAGAAAAAAAAAACCGCTATGTAATTAACGATGGTCCTCCGGGAATTGGCTGCACCGCCATTTCATCTATTACCGGAACAAATGCAGTTTTGCTGGTAATTGAGCCAACCATTTCAGGATTACACGATGCCAAACGACTTGTTGAGCTGGTTAATTCATTTGGTGTTCCAATTTTTGCCCTCATTAATAAATTTGATATAAATGCAGAATTTACGCAAACTGTTGAAAATTATTTGGAAGAAGCTAATATCCCACTAATTGGCAAAATTCCATTTTCAGAGCTTTTTGTTGAATCAATGTTAGCTGAAAAATCGTTGATTGAATATGTGCCAAATCATCCAATAAGTTTAAATTTAAAAACCATTTGGGAAAAGATTAGCAACAACTAGCTTTATAAACATGCTATCAATATCAATTTTAACTGATAATACCGCCGGCGGGCATTTTCTGGCAGAACACGGACTCTCCTACCTCGTTGAAATAGACAACGAAAAGATTCTGTTCGATGCCGGTCATTCAGATGTATTTTTGAAAAATGCGGAAAGGCTAAATTACGATATCGAAAACGAAGTAGAGACTATTGTTTTAAGTCACGGCCACTGGGACCATGGAAACGGATTGAAATACCTGAAAAATAAAACTTTGATTACGCATCCGGCTAGTTTCGCCAGTCGTTACCGAAAAGCAGATCGCACCACAGTTGGCTTGGAACTATCAAAATATGAGATTGAAAAACAGTTTACTTTAAAAGAAAGTAAAACCTCTTTACAACTTACCGAAAATCTGGTCTTCCTTGGAGAAATACCAAGAAATAACGATTTTGAAAACAAGACAACAAGTTTTGAATTTGCAGATGGAAGTGATGATTTTATTCCCGACGATTCGGCACTGGCAGCAATAATAGATAATGAACTTGTAATTATTACCGGATGCTCACACTCCGGAATTTGCAATATTTGCGAACACGCTAAAAAAGTTACCGGATTAAATAAAATAAAAGCTGTAATTGGTGGGTTTCACTTGAAAAAGCAAGACAAACAAACATTAAAAACCATTGAATATTTTAAGAAAAATAGGATTGAGAAGCTTTTTCCATCGCATTGCACGGCATTGCCGGCACTGTCACTTTTTTATTCAACGTTTAAATCAGAGCAGGTAAAAACAGGAATGATTTTGCGATTTTAATAAGCTTGTTGAAAAACAACCTCACTAATGCCCGCAACTTTTTGGTCTGATGGATCGACATAAACCCGAATGGTTAACCTCCGGTCATTCACTTTAACCACTTTTTCCGAAGTCCATTTTAACTCTCCGGCTTTTAATTTATAGGTTGCTGCCTCTATTCCTTCGTATTCAATTTTTTGCCACGAAGCAAGTTTCACATCTCCTACAAGCGAGCGAATCCGATAAACACCATTCCGCACATTA
It contains:
- a CDS encoding TolC family protein, which encodes MKQLIFIIISILAISQFAKAQNSIDALLTEIENNNTTLSALRKTIDAEKIGNKTGIQLQNPEVEFHYLWGDPSAIGNRTDISVQQSFDFPSAYAYRNQIADMKNEQAELEYKKQKMDIFLQVRMICAELTYQNALREEYQKRQENASQIAKSVETKLNAGEANILDQNKAKVTLLNTEAELRHIEIQRQTLLQQLATLNGGNAVDFEETTFQTVPIDSDFEQWAAQAAANNPVLAWLEQEIAISDKNTQLQKAQSLPKLNAGYMSEKVVGEHFQGVSVGVSIPLFENKNTVKYAQLKNEAAQHRETDEKLRFYNEMKTLHAKAIAIQQNISQFQEQLNLQNDLALLQKALDKGSISLTEYLFELTVYYDSLEKLLDMERELSFTKAQLLIYS
- a CDS encoding TolC family protein, whose protein sequence is MSTQKFNYLLLLLLLTPAILKAQPRPLSLSEALILAEENNLNVKSAEARVEAARANYRMTNSVFLPGLEASHTGMSTNDPLNSFGFKLKQEIVTQQDFNPDLLNDPGSIENFQTKIELQQPLLNLDGIYARKAAKNQLDAMSFQTNRVKLNIKFEVKKAYYMLELAESSVEVLEKSVAVAEEALRLTKNNAEQGFAKEADVLEASVRVEERKNQLLEAQNQRQTANDFLVYLLGMEFTEVIETTNSLIQPPMQVIIDRNSVNLESRSDMLAYQKQIEAGENMVKSNKMKFVPRLNAFGAFEWNDESLFGTSANNYMVGASLSWSLFSGYKNAGAVQHATAQLDEARINYEDYLSQSQIEINRATRKMELNYNRIQSSKLAKDQAQESLRIRTNRFEQGLEKTADLLMSEALTSQKELEYIQSIYNYKQAIFEMELLIEQDINE
- a CDS encoding efflux RND transporter periplasmic adaptor subunit; translation: MKTQLQKSKLIIAIALLSIIAISCGNKEKEHATVSQEKVAAQTAVANLADYPVVHSFSGKLEADKQSNLSTRIMGQIQRIYVKPGQKVNQGDLLIQIRNQDILAKKAQVEASKVEATTAFESAEKDLKRYEVLYTQNSVSDKEMDDMRTGYDMAKARLAAVEQMENEVEENMRYASIRAPYSGVITTKFVQEGDMANPGMPLLSMESPSQWKVIARIPEADIAKVQLNDAVKVKFTAAGVELEGKIIEINPSTTNTGNQYMAKVLVTVPENCTAKLYSGMYAEVLFEYGTQKRILVSESALIHRGQLVGIYAVGQSGNALLRWVKTGKTFGDKIEIISGLTDGEQYVVKSDSKLFDGAIIASN
- a CDS encoding efflux RND transporter permease subunit; translation: MKTGFAGGIAKQFINSKLTPLLMVAFMAIGIYSSYLTPREEEPQIDVPIADILFSYPGASPKEIESRVMQPLEKVVANIPGVEYVYSTSMPGQAMLIVQFYVGEDIERSLVKMYNEIMKHMDQMPHGTSLPLVKTRSIDDVPVLGLTFWSENYDDYQLKRIAQEVNNEIEQVTDVSETKVIGGRSRQIRVVLDNGAMARYNVDALSIAQKIQTANQQFNTGSFNKNDVEYLVEAGEFLQTSDDVSNLVVGIHNGSPVYLKQVAEILDGPEEPIQYVNFGYGMMDEKKKEFAGEYGAVTISVAKRRGADAMKVSDQILEKISHLEKDLIPSDVHVDVTRNYGETASHKVSELLMHLAGAIIAVTFVVMLAMGWRGGLVVFLSVPITFALTMFSYYFLDYTLNRITLFALVFVTGIVVDDSIIIAENMHRHFKMKKLPFIQAALRSIDEVGNPTILATFTVIAAVLPMVFVSGLMGPYMSPMPIGASIAMIFSLLVALTITPYLAFRLLKVVEKDDKVKKAFKLENSPIYKIYYKTMKPMLESPWKRWTFIGTITFFLLASMTLVYFKMVAVKMLPFDNKNEFQVIIDMPEGTTLERTAAVTKELAAYIAQQEEVINYQSYVGTASPMNFNGLVRHYDLRRGSNVADIQVNLTDKTERKAQSHDIAKAMRPGIQQLAKKFNANAKVVEVPPGPPVLSTLVAEIYGPDYDEQIEVARQVKDLFAETADVVDIDWQMEDDQVEYKFNVLKEKAALAGVSTQQVVNSVAMALGGQEVTQLYAEKEHEQVGIQLRFPEEQRSSIEDLKKINIMSMTGQKVALGDVVEIKEEIQDKSIYRKNQKRVVYVTADIAGALESPVYGILDMSNNLDKIQLPEGYTLNEEFTQQPFVQDNYSLKWDGEWQITYEVFRDLGAAFAVVLLVIYMLIIGWFQNFTVPFVMMVAIPLSLVGILIGHWLMGAFFTATSMIGLIALAGIMVRNSILLIDFINLRLKDGAPLKDAVIEAGAVRTTPILLTAGTVVIGAVVILFDPIFQGLAISLMGGTIASTFLTLIIVPLIYYMTEKKKYPVEEAPVAETQKTENNLTNEEEK
- a CDS encoding DUF2892 domain-containing protein, which translates into the protein MKERIIRAVAGILVLTSILLAIFVNIYWLGLAGFVGLNLFQSSITKFCPLEFFLEKAGVE
- a CDS encoding DUF308 domain-containing protein, with the protein product MTENLNKETTNNLWKLIITRGVVLALVGLILLLFPEATLTTLIFILGIYWLIDGVVTLYNTFKQRKIRKNWWWGVVTGSLAIIAGIIVVAKPFSSSVLTTSFLMWFLGIVALINGISNVVTGIRIKKYQAGVQSMIWGGIFSIILGIILISSPYTSALVVVKVIGSFAIFAGIITLFIGYQVKKKT
- a CDS encoding NifB/NifX family molybdenum-iron cluster-binding protein, producing the protein MKTIITSSGDNVNSKFDLRFGRAGWFCVYDKETHTTNFIENSFKNSNGGAGTKSSEMAAELGANQIISGHFGPKAKDMLDKFKIQMIELHEEELDVKDIILKIENN
- a CDS encoding DUF5320 domain-containing protein; this translates as MPGLDKTGPMGQGSQTGRKQGRCSTALSEEQFANFGRRGGGRGFRMRNLASDDTLQTGWGRGKGKGRGRGFGRLEN